A single region of the Vagococcus teuberi genome encodes:
- a CDS encoding PHP domain-containing protein produces MNYYDQHLHTHHSFDSNETFENYLKTYSPTYFVSTEHLDFDNPYVKGTDSIPEFEAYKKEIESLDKKHETTLLKGIEVGYVDYQHDRITSFLNEKDYDIILLSIHQNGRFDYMDDDVLALEVVDLIDDYYSRMLDAVKKADFANVLTHFDYGMRRLDLSVDEFKKYAEPYLIDIFKIIIEKDMAFELNAKSFIKYGNKALYEYAIPLYISLGGKLFTLGSDAHVVEDYELGFEKMGSLLKKHGINKLAIYQKQKLNSVEL; encoded by the coding sequence ATGAACTACTACGATCAACACTTGCACACACACCATTCGTTTGATTCAAACGAAACTTTTGAAAACTATTTAAAAACTTATTCTCCTACTTACTTCGTTTCGACAGAACATTTAGATTTTGATAATCCATATGTCAAAGGTACTGATAGCATCCCGGAATTCGAGGCATATAAAAAGGAGATTGAGTCATTAGATAAAAAACATGAGACAACGTTACTTAAAGGAATTGAAGTAGGTTATGTTGACTATCAGCATGATAGAATTACTTCTTTTTTAAATGAAAAGGACTATGATATTATTTTACTTAGCATTCATCAAAATGGCAGATTTGATTATATGGATGATGATGTTCTAGCACTAGAGGTTGTCGATTTAATTGATGATTATTATTCTCGTATGTTAGATGCCGTGAAAAAAGCAGATTTCGCTAACGTGTTAACCCATTTTGATTACGGAATGAGACGATTAGACTTATCTGTTGATGAATTTAAAAAATATGCTGAACCGTATTTGATTGATATTTTTAAAATAATCATTGAGAAAGATATGGCGTTTGAATTAAATGCTAAAAGTTTTATCAAATATGGAAATAAAGCACTGTATGAATATGCCATCCCTTTATACATTTCATTAGGTGGAAAGTTGTTTACACTAGGGTCTGATGCTCATGTTGTGGAAGATTATGAACTGGGATTTGAAAAGATGGGTTCCTTACTAAAGAAACACGGTATAAATAAGTTAGCTATTTACCAAAAACAAAAATTAAATAGTGTTGAATTATAA
- a CDS encoding GGDEF domain-containing protein, with amino-acid sequence MLNFVNAILVNLSIIVSISLTLYFLSIRQSLKDSQLETGFINTSGMLSLTKTHQLILGVIVGILCFFISLNKIPVPLYRGISVDVRYLPIFFSIYYGSILIGVTNGTTLIILKLIQYSLRGAFAYEYFNNVFLTLSLVILASIIKKQLLPQKRAVFTFLIVALTIRFIIFSIIFYPIWQLDKFMNLVVYMTIFSLVFLFTAWLIDSSISISKRVHIYRTASIYDHLTKLYNKESFYFFLDHAYNDLIINQSSCGVAVIDIDNFKSINDKYGHLAGDQALTHVANFLTKDKAPTESPRICRIGGDEFAMVFKAPIDDPESYLKKKLSSIHHVEFSFNNQSIDINLSCGLAIINKDPYSESKISTDDLFTLADTALYDAKRNGKNQLIVTHHNI; translated from the coding sequence ATGCTTAATTTTGTTAATGCAATATTGGTAAATTTGTCTATTATCGTCAGTATTTCTTTGACACTCTACTTTCTATCCATCAGACAATCCTTAAAGGACAGCCAGCTCGAGACTGGTTTTATTAATACTTCGGGTATGCTTTCATTAACTAAGACACATCAACTTATTTTAGGAGTAATCGTTGGTATTTTATGCTTTTTTATTTCTTTAAATAAAATACCGGTTCCTTTATATAGGGGTATTTCAGTAGATGTAAGATATCTTCCTATTTTCTTTTCTATCTATTATGGTTCTATTTTAATTGGCGTTACGAATGGTACCACTTTAATAATTCTTAAATTGATACAATACTCTCTTAGGGGTGCTTTTGCGTATGAGTATTTTAATAATGTTTTTCTAACGTTATCACTTGTAATATTAGCCTCTATTATTAAAAAACAGCTTCTACCTCAAAAAAGGGCTGTTTTTACATTTTTAATAGTTGCGCTAACTATTCGATTTATTATATTTTCTATTATTTTTTATCCAATTTGGCAGTTAGACAAATTCATGAACTTAGTCGTATACATGACCATTTTTTCCCTCGTTTTTCTTTTTACAGCTTGGTTAATTGACTCTTCTATTTCTATTTCAAAGAGGGTACATATTTACAGAACTGCTTCTATCTATGATCATCTCACAAAATTATATAATAAAGAATCCTTTTATTTTTTCTTAGATCATGCTTATAATGACTTGATTATAAACCAATCATCTTGCGGTGTAGCTGTTATAGATATCGACAACTTTAAATCTATAAATGATAAATATGGGCATCTAGCCGGAGATCAGGCATTAACTCATGTAGCGAATTTTTTGACTAAAGATAAAGCACCAACTGAATCTCCTAGAATATGTCGTATTGGAGGAGATGAATTTGCAATGGTCTTTAAAGCACCAATTGACGATCCTGAAAGTTACCTTAAAAAAAAGTTATCTAGCATTCATCATGTGGAATTTAGTTTTAATAATCAGTCAATTGATATTAATCTATCATGTGGTCTAGCTATTATTAATAAAGACCCCTATTCTGAGAGTAAAATTAGTACAGATGATTTATTTACTCTAGCAGATACAGCTCTATATGATGCAAAACGAAATGGAAAAAATCAGTTAATTGTTACTCATCATAATATATAA